The genomic window TGCTTCTTGCATGGCAGGAAAGCGCCCTGCGGCGACGCCGGGCAGGGCCCATAGTGGGGTTCCTCCCGCCGCTACAGGGCATGGAGTCACTCCTCTTCCAGCTCGTCGCGAGTGGCTTTGTCATGCTGTCGGTTGCACTCGTCAGCGGCTGGCTTTTCGTCGACAACCTGTTCGCACAGGATCTCGTACACAAGACCGTCATCTCGATGACCGGGTGGCTGGTGTTTGCAGGACTGCTGATCGGCCGCAGCGCCGCCGGATGGCGGGGGCGCACGGCGATCCGCTGGACGCTTTGGGGCTTTGCGCTGCTGGCAGTCGCTTATTTCGGCAGTAAAATCGTGCTTGAGTTGATCCTCGGCCGGGCAGCTTAAACAACCTTGGACGCTATTCCCCTCCCCTTCCTGTTCGCGATACTGGGCGTACTCATCGTCCTCTCCGGTGCGTTTTCGAGTTCGGAAACGGCACTGATGACCCTCAACCGCTACCGACTGCGCCATCTCTCCCGCAAGGGCCATCGGGGCGCTCAGCGTGCGGAGCGGCTGCTGGCACGTCCGGATCGGCTGATCGGCATCATTCTTCTGGGCAACAACTTCGTCAATATCGCCGCCTCGTCGATCGCGACACTCATCGCCCTGCGGCTGGGCGGAGAGGGAACACTCGCAGCGGCGACCGGCCTCCTCACCCTGACGATCCTGATCTTCGCGGAAGTCGCACCGAAAACACTGGCGGCGCTACGCCCGGAGCGGGTGGCCTTCCCGGCAGCGTTCATCCTCGGACCGTTGCTGAGGGTTCTCTACCCGCTGGTCTGGTTGACCAATATGGTCGCCAACACCCTGTTGCGCCTGCTGGGCGTCAATCCGACCGAGGGCGGTCAGACGGCCCTCAGTCGTGAAGAGCTACGCACCGTGGTCAACGAGACCGGGGCGATGATCCCGCGCCGTCACCAGCGGATGCTCCTGGGCATCCTCGACCTTGACCAGGCCACGGTCGACGACATCATGGTGCCGCGTAACGAGGTCGTCGGCATTGACCTGAGCGATGACTGGACGCGGATCACCGAACAGATCGCGAGCTCTGAGTACACGCGGCTGCCGGTCTTCGAGAGCGGAGTGGATACGATTCGGGGCGTCCTTCACGTCCGTCGGGTGCTCACCGCCATGCTCGACGGTGCCCTTACCCGGGAGCGTCTCCTTGAGCATGTGCGCGATCCGTACTTTGTCCCCGAGGGCACACCACTGCACCAGCAGATGCTGAATTTCCAGTCCGAGCGTCGCCGGATCGGCCTGATCGTGGATGAATACGGCGAGTTTCACGGGCTGGTCACCCTTGAAGACATCCTCGAAGAGATCGTGGGTGAATTCACCACCGATCCCGCCGAAGCGATCCGCGATATCCACCGTCAGTCCGACGGCAGCTATCTGGCCGCCGGCAGCGCCAGTGTGCGGGAGCTCAAGCGCCTGCTGGGCTGGGAGCTGCCTCCCGAGGGACCGAAGACCCTGAATGGGCTCATCCTCGAGCACCTCGAGACCATCCCTGAGCCGGGCATCAGCCTGCTCATCGACGGGCATCCGGTGACCGTCCTCCAGGCGGAGGAGAACCGGGTGAAAGTGGCGAGGCTGGAGCGACGCGTCTATCCGCGGGCGAGGCCCGCGGAAATGGACAACTGAGCGCCCGGAAAGGGATCAACCCCTTTCGCGGCGCCAGAGAGTGCCATCGGGCTTGTCCTCAAGGACAACCCCCTCGGCCAGCAGCGCATCGCGGATCGCATCGGCCCGCGCAAAGTCCCGTGCCGCTCGGGCAGCCGCGCGTTCCGCGATCCTCTCCTCGATACGCTCGGCGCTGGTCTCGTCCATCACCGCGCCGCCCTGGAGGTAGTCCGCCGGGGCCTGATTGAGCAGCCCGAGGACGCGGCCAAGTTCATGCAGCGTCGCACCAAGCCCGTCTGCCTTATCGCTGTCGTCGGCCTCGCGGGCCCGGTTGATCGACCGCGCCAGATCAAACAGCACCGACAGCGCCAGCGGCGTGTTGAAGTCATCATCCATCGCCGACCGGAACCGGTCCCGAAAGGCCTGGCTGTCGGCATGCTCCGAGTGCGCGCCAGGCAGTCCCCGCAACGCGGTGTAGAGACGTTCCATGCCGCTACGCGCCTGCAGCAGGGCGTCGGCGGTGTAGTTCAGCGGGCTGCGGTAATGGCTCGAGAGCAGGAACTGACGCACCGTTTCGGCATCGTGCCGCGCCAGTACGTCGCGCACTGTCGTGAAATTGCCGAGCGACTTGGCCATCTTTTCGTCATCGATCCGTACGTGACCATTGTGCATCCAGTAATTGACGAAGTGCTCCCCGGTCGCAGCCTCTGACTGCGCGATCTCGTTTTCATGATGCGGGAATTTCAGGTCAATACCGCCGCCGTGAATATCGAACTGATTGCCAAGGCAGTGCGTCGACATCGCCGAGCACTCGATATGCCACCCGGGGCGTCCCTGCCCCCAGGGCGAATCCCAGCTCGGCTCGTCGGGCCGGGCGGCTTTCCAGAGTGCGAAGTCGGCCGGATCCTGTTTCTGCTCTCCCGCATCGACACGCGCCCCGGCGCGCAAATCCTCGAGCCGCTTTCCGGAAAGGCGGCCATAGTCGGGGAAACGGCCCACCGCATAATACACATCACCCATCGACTGATAGGCATAGCCGCGCTCGATCAGGCGCTCGATCATAGCGATGATCTGCTCGATATGGTCCGTCGCGCAGGGCTCCTGGTCAGGGCGCTCGCAGCCCAGCGCGTCCGCATCCTCGTGCATCGCATTGATAAAGCGGGGTGTCAGTGCATCGATCGACTCGCCCAGCGCGGCGGCCCGCGCGATGATCTTATCGTCGATATCGGTGATGTTGCGGATGTAGTGAACGTCATAGCCGCTGTAGCGCAGATAACGCACGACCATGTCGAAGACCACCATCGCACGGGCATGACCGAGATGGCAGTAGTCATAGACCGTCATGCCGCAGACATAGAGATTGACCCGCGGTGGATCAATGGGCACGAAAGCAGACTTATGCCCGCTCAGACTGTCATGGATCTCAAGCATCCGAACCGGCTCCCGCGGCGGCAGCCGCCGCCCGCTGTAAACGCATCCGACGGACCGCCGCCGGCATGAGGTGAATGATGGCGCCCAGTGCCGGCCCATGGTCGAGCCCGGTCAGCACCTGGCGCAGCGGCTTCATGAGCGCCCCGCCGCGTCGCCCGGTCGCCGCCTCGAGTCGGGCGCGAAGCGGTTTCCAGTCATGCGTATCCGCCGACTCGAGTTCGGTCATGATGGTCTTGAAAAACGCCGGCCCCAATTCGATCGCCCGCGCCACAGCGGCATCCGTCATGACGTCCTGATCGTCAAAAAGCCGCACCGCCCAGTCATTGAGCTCGCGGGCCGTCTGCAGGTTCGGCTGCACCAGAGCGATGAACGCCGGAATCTGGTCGTCGGGAATACAGCGGGTCTGCAGCGCCGGCCGCAGCGTCTCAAACGGCGCCTGAGCCATGGCCAGTGACTGCCAGTACTGGAGTTGACGCTCGTCGAAGCGCGCGGGCCGGCGACTCAGGCGGGTCACATCGAAGCCCTCGGCCAATTGATCCAACGTCTGCAACGCCTCGTCGGGCGCCGGGTTGCCGAGGCGGGCCAGGTAGTTGCAGATCGCCTCCGGCCGGACCCCACGACCACGCAGGTCATCAATACCCGGGGCGCTCCGTCGTTTCGACAGCGGTGCGTCCTGCTCGTCCACCACCAGCGAGAGATGCCCATAGGCGGGTGCGTTGAGTCCGAGATGCGCGAGGAGCACGAGCTGGCGGGGTGTATTGGAGAGATGATCCTCACCGCGGAGCACGTGGGTAATCCCCATCAGCGCGTCATCCAGTGCATTGGCGAACAGAAACGCCGGACTGCCATCGGCTCGCTGAATGACCGGATCATCCAGATCCGCGGCGGGGAACGACTGCTCACCGCGCACCTGATCAGTGAACTCGATCGCCCCATCCATCGGCATGCGCAGGCGCAGCACGGCTGGTTCGCCGGCCGCCACCCGATCCGCCGCCCGCCGCGGGTCGATGCCGGCGCAGCATCCGTCGTAACGCGGCGGCTCGCCGGCACGCTGCTGGCGATCACGCAGCGCCGCCAGACGCTCGACAGAGCAGAAGCAGTAATAGGCCGAATCGGCGGCGCGCAGTCGCTCCGCCGCATCCGCATAGAGGGCTGTCCGGCGTGATTGCTGCCAGTCGGCAGGCGCATCCACCCCCGGACCGGCATCCCACGTCAGCCCAAGCCATCGCAGGTCGGACTGCAGTGCCTCAGTCGCGGTCGATTCGCTGCGCGCGGCATCGCTATCCTCGACCCGCAGCATAAAAACGCCCCGGTGGTGCCGCGCCAGCAGCCGGTTGAAAAGCGCCGTGCGCAGATTGCCGATATGCAGCCGACCCGACGGGCTGGGTGCGAAACGTGTGCGGACGACCTGTTCATTCATCCACGCAATGGTAATGGAACCACGACTTGCATGCAGCCGCCGCCGGCGTCATCTTTGGTGCGATGAAGCCATTGGTCTTTGAGAGCTCCCCGTCGCCCGTCCTGTTCATCGCCGACCTGCACCTGGACCCCAGCCGTCCGGCCGCCACGCGGGCCTTTCTCCGGTTCCTCGACACCGACGCGTCGAGCGCCACGGCGCTGTTCATCCTTGGTGATCTCTTCGAGGCCTGGATCGGTGATGATGCGCGGCCTGCCGATGACCCCGTGGCGCCAGCGCTGGCGGCGCTCAGCGCCCGAGGCGTACCGATCTATCTCATGCATGGCAATCGCGACTTCCTGATCGGCGATGATTTCTGCCATGCCGCACAGGCCACGCTGCTGACCGAGCCGACGCGGGTGACTATCGACAACGAGCCGGTGCTGCTCGAGCACGGCGATGCGCTCTGCACTGATGACAGCGCCTATCAGGCCTTCCGCGAGCAGGTCCGCAATCGCGACTGGCAAGCGACATTCCTCGCCCAGCCCATCGCCAAGCGCATCGAACAGGCCCGGACTATCCGCCAGCGCAGTGGCGAGGCGATGGCGGGGAAGACGGCGCGGATCATGGACGCCAATGCCGATGCCATTGATCAGCGAATGCGGGACTGGGACGTGCAGCATCTGATCCACGGGCACACCCATCGCCCCGCGCTCCATCAGCTGACCATCAACGGTCAGCCGGGGACCCGCACGGTACTCGGTGATTGGTTCGAGCAGGGTAGCGTCCTGCGCATCGATCACGGCGTCTCAACGCTGGAAACGCTGCGCCTCGAGCGCTAGCCGCTCCGCCGCCGCAGCACGGACCGTCGGGTCGGTGTCGTGGTGACGAATCTCGTCGAGCAGACGCGGCTCGTGAATGCGGCCGATCGCGACGCGACGCAGTAATGGCTCCCGGGCGCTACGTGCGACATGGGCGATGATCTGGGTATCCGGACAGGCCTCCAGTGCGGCCCGGCGATAGTCGAGATCGAGCGTGTCGCCGCCCGCCAACAGCTGGCGATAGCGCACGCGGGCCGCCTCACGGACCGACTCATCGGGATCGCCCTCGAGGACCGATCGAAGGATCACGAGATCATGCAGCCGCCCCACGGCCGTGGACCGGACCCGGCTGTCCGGATCGGCCGTAACGACGCGGCGCAGCGCATTGTGACCGACCGCGCCGGCATTGATCGCCGCACGACGCACAGCCGGCGCGGTGTCATGAATATCGGGCCGCGGACGTCGGTGAAACCACATGCCCTCAGTCTAAAACAGAACACCCCGCACGCGGCGGGGTGTGAATCGATCGGTTCAACCGATCAGGCTGTGGTCGCAGCCGCCTTTATAACTCGCCGGTGAGCCAGTAGTCGACCTGATCCGGGTTGTCGTCGATGAAGCGGGTAATCGCCTCTTCGTACGAACCCTCGCGGGCCTCGAACATGTAGCTCTGGAGCTTATCGAGCGAGAGATACATCCGCGAGAGCACCTGGGAGATCTGCGGATAATCGGCGTCAAAGCCCTCACGGGCGAGGACGTGAACGCGCTCCGGCCCGCCGAGCACACCATCCGGATCTTCCAGATAGCGCAGATCATAAGCACCGAACTTCCAGTGCGGGCTCCAGCCAGTGACCACAACCCACTCGTCGCGGTTCGTGGCCCGATCCAGCGCGGCGGTCATACCGGCACCGCTCGAGGTCTGGAGCGTGTAATCATCCAGACCGTACGCTTCAATCGCCGTCTCGGAGAGTTGAGTCAGGCCGGCTCCCGGATCGATGCCAGTGATCGTCCCGTCAAGCTTGTCCTGAACGGAATCCTTGCTGAGATCGCTCAGCGAGCTCAACTCGTCCTCGGGGATGTAGTCCGGCACGACCCAACCCAGACGCGCGCCGTTGTAGAGCACGCCGAGGTTCTCGACGCCAGTGGCGACGTTCTCGTAGTAGTCCTCATGGGTCGCCGGCAGCCACGCCATCATCATGGCGTCGATATCGCCGGTCTCAATGCCCTGATACTGCGGGGCAATATCGGTCTGAACCAGCTCAACCGAATGATCGGTATTCTCGTTGATGAGCCGGGACGCCAGTTTCGTCACAAACTCCGCATCGGACCAGGCGGTCCAGCCGATCTCGATGGTATCGTCCTGGGCCTGAACACCGCTTGCCAGGGCCATCCCCAGCGCTCCCGTCATCAAGAGTCGCGTTGATTGCCTCAACATCGGGTCTTCTCCTTTCTTCCATTGCATCGAAAACATCAATCCTTGCCGCGACGCAGGCCGAAGCTCTGCGTCAGTCGATCCAGCAGGATTGCGAGAATGACTACGCCCAGTCCGCCCTCGAAGCCGAGGCCGACATCCAGCCGCTGAATGCCTGTCAGGACGGTATTGCCCAGACCACCGGCTCCGATCATCGATGCGATCACGACCATGGAGAGGGCGAGCATGATGGTCTGGTTGACGCCCGCCATGATGGAGGGCATCGCCAATGGGACCTGGACCTTGTAGAGCAGCTGGCGGCGGGTACACCCGAACGCCAGCCCGGCTTCGACGTTCTCCTGACTGACCTGGCGGATGCCCAGGTTTGTCAGGCGGACCGCCGGGGGCATCGCGAAAATCACCGTGGCAATGGTGCCAGGGACCTTACCCAGCCCGAAGAAGATCGCCGCCGGAATGAGATAGACGAAGGGCGGCATGGTCTGCATGAAGTCGAGGATCGGCCGTACCACCATGGCCACCGAATCCCGACGGGCCATGGTGATCCCCAACGGCAGCCCGGCCGCCAGCGCGATCAGACTGGCACCGATCACCAGCGCCAGCGTCTGCATCGTCTCTTCCCAGAGGCCGATACCGATCACCAGGAACAGCGCCAGCGCGGCGAAGACACCGAAGCGCCAGCCGACCCGATTCCATGCCAGCGCGACCAGCAGCGGGCCGAGCACATAGTCCGGCAGGAACAGCAGCGTACTCTCGAGGCCATCGGCAACGAATCCAACGCCGGTGGCAAAGCCGTCGAGCGGGCCAGCCAGAGTGGAGCGGACCCATTCAACGCCCGACTCCACCCACGGCCCGACTGGGATATCGATCATTTCCCGCAGATCAGACGCCATTATTCTTCTCCTGAGCGATCGAGTGTCTTGAGCACAGCGGTACGACTGACGCTCCCTACATAGCGACCGTCGGTGTCGATCACCGGGAGGGGGTAGCCCGTCCGTGCCGATTGGGTCACCACATCATTGAGTGGTGTATCCGCCGCCATCGACTCCACCGACTCCAGGAATGCCGACTGGAAGCTGCCCCCGCTATCGCCATCCATCGCCTGTTTGAGCGAATCCGCGGTGACGGTCCCCTGGTAGCGCTGATCGGTATCAAGGACCACGCCGAGCTCGCGGTTGTTGGCATGCAGCCGCTCGAGCGCGGCATGGAGGCTCGTACCCGGCCGGTCGAACACCATCACCTGACGCCGATCGGCGAGATCGCCGGCCGAGAACACGCGGGTCACATCCACACCGTAGAAAAACGAGCGGACGTATTCGTTGGCGGGCTGCGTGACGATCTCCTCGGGCGTGCCGACCTGCACGACCCGCCCGCCCTGCATGATCGCGATACGATCACCGATGCGCATGGCCTCATCGAGGTCATGGGAGATGAAGATGATCGTGCGCCGGTTCTCGCGTTGCAGCTGGACGAGCTCATCCTGCATCTCGGTCCGGATCAGGGGGTCGAGGGCCGAGAAGGCTTCGTCCATGAGCATGATGGAGGGATCGGCCGCGAGCGCCCGGGCGAGCCCGACGCGCTGCTGCATGCCGCCGGAGAGCTCATCGGGATAGCTGTTCGCATTGGGCTTGAGACCGACCTGCTCGAGCGCCTGCAGTGCCCGCTCCTCGCGCGCCTCACGCTCCGTGCCCGCGACTTCGAGACCGAAGGCGGCATTCTGCAGCACGGTTTTGTGGGGCATGAGCGCGAATGACTGGAAAACCATGCTCATCTCATGCCGACGCAGATCGATGAGCTCGTTCCGCGGCATGGCGGTCACATCACGGCCGTCGATCAGCACGTGTCCGGCGGTGGCGTCGATCAGACGGTTGAACATCCGCACGATGGTCGACTTGCCCGAACCGGACAGTCCCATGATCACAAAGATCTCACCCTCTTCGATGTCGAAGGAGGCCCGCTGGACGCCAACGGTATTACCGGTCTTCTCAAAGATCGCATCCTTCTCGTGACCCTGTTCGAGCAGCCGCATCCCTTCGTCGGGATTGGGCCCGAAGACCTTGTAGAGGTTGTCGATGGAGATTTTCGTGCTCATCGTTGGGTCGCCTTCTGGCAACCGCGCGACGGCCCTGAACCGGGACGGATGAGCGATGCGGACGGGGCATCAGAGAAGGAATACTGGCTGTTCAGTTGGCTTTTCATACCGCTCCGCAATGGCTTCATTGATGGGGACGGTACGTAACGGCGACCGCTGAATCAACCGGGGGCGGTCTCCGGCAATCGCGATCGTAGGCGCATCAGACCGGTTTCAGGCGCGACAGCCCCTGATCGAGATCGGTCTGGATGTCGGCGAGATCCTCCAGCCCGACGGAGACGCGGACCAGCCCCTCACGGATACCCATCGCCTCGCGCTGGTCGACCGGTACGCGCCCATGGGTCGTGCTGGCCGGATGGGTGATCGTCGTGCGGACATCGCCCAGATTCGCCGTAATGGAGAGCATGGTCGTACGGTCGATGACCTCCCACGCCGCCGCGCGCCCTCCCTCGACCTCGAATGAGACGATACCGCCGAAGGCGTTCTGCTGACGCGCCGCAAGGGCATGTTGGGGATGATCCGCCAGCCCGCTGTAGAAGACCTGGCTCACCGCCGGATGCGACCGCAGCCACTCCGCCAGTGCCGCCGCCTGATCACTGTGGGCTCGCATGCGCAGGTTGAGCGTTTCCAGTCCCTTGAGGAAGACCCAGGCGTTGAACGGGCTCATCGTCGGACCCGCCGTTCGCAGGAACGGGAATATGAACCGATCGAGGGTGTCCGCGTCCCCCACCAGCGCACCGCCCACGCAGCGGCCCTGACCGTCCAGATACTTGGTCGCCGAGTGCGAGACGATATCAGCCCCCCACTCCAGCGGACGCTGCAGTGCAGAGGTACAGAAGCAGTTATCCACCACGAGGCGCGCGTCATGGGAATGGGCAAGGTCTGCCAGCGCCCGCATATCCGCCACCTCGGTCAGCGGGTTCGAGGGCGTTTCCAGGAAGAGCAGTTTCGTCTCCGGCCGCATTGCCGCTGCCCAGGCCCCGACATCCGTGGGTGGGACAAAATCGGTACTGACACCAAAGCGTGAGAGCTGATTGGCGAACAGTGATGCAGTCGTCCCGAAGACGCCGAGCGAACAGATCACATGATCACCCGCCCGCAACAGCCCCATGCAGAGGCTGAGAATCGCCGACATGCCCGAGGCCGTGCCTATCGCCCGTTCACCCCCCTCCATCGCGGCCAGGCGGGTCTCGAAGGCCCGCACCGTGGGATTGGTGAAGCGGGAGTAGATATTGCCGGATTCCTCACCACTGAACCGTGCCGCGGCCTCAGCAGCGCTATGGAACGTAAAGCTGGAGGTGGGAAAAATCGCCTCCGAGTGCTCCTGCTCGGGCGTGCGTTCCCAGCCGGCCCTCAGCCCCTTTGTATCGTCTCCCCAGGTCACGAGCGCACCAGCCCCAGCTCGTTGACGGCCGTGCTCTCATGGCCGACCTGCCGCGCCGCCTCGCCGCGTTCCGCCTCGAGCTGGAGCAGGTAGTCGACGCTGATATCGCCGGTGACGTACTGACCGTCAAAGCAGGAGCAGTCGAACGCGTCCAGTTCGCTGTTGCCCTCCCGGACCGCGCTCATCAAATCATCCAGGTCCTGGTAGATCATCCCGTCGGCGCCGATCGTCCGACGGATTTCCTCTACCG from Spiribacter curvatus includes these protein-coding regions:
- a CDS encoding glycine betaine ABC transporter substrate-binding protein gives rise to the protein MLRQSTRLLMTGALGMALASGVQAQDDTIEIGWTAWSDAEFVTKLASRLINENTDHSVELVQTDIAPQYQGIETGDIDAMMMAWLPATHEDYYENVATGVENLGVLYNGARLGWVVPDYIPEDELSSLSDLSKDSVQDKLDGTITGIDPGAGLTQLSETAIEAYGLDDYTLQTSSGAGMTAALDRATNRDEWVVVTGWSPHWKFGAYDLRYLEDPDGVLGGPERVHVLAREGFDADYPQISQVLSRMYLSLDKLQSYMFEAREGSYEEAITRFIDDNPDQVDYWLTGEL
- the proV gene encoding glycine betaine/L-proline ABC transporter ATP-binding protein ProV, which produces MSTKISIDNLYKVFGPNPDEGMRLLEQGHEKDAIFEKTGNTVGVQRASFDIEEGEIFVIMGLSGSGKSTIVRMFNRLIDATAGHVLIDGRDVTAMPRNELIDLRRHEMSMVFQSFALMPHKTVLQNAAFGLEVAGTEREAREERALQALEQVGLKPNANSYPDELSGGMQQRVGLARALAADPSIMLMDEAFSALDPLIRTEMQDELVQLQRENRRTIIFISHDLDEAMRIGDRIAIMQGGRVVQVGTPEEIVTQPANEYVRSFFYGVDVTRVFSAGDLADRRQVMVFDRPGTSLHAALERLHANNRELGVVLDTDQRYQGTVTADSLKQAMDGDSGGSFQSAFLESVESMAADTPLNDVVTQSARTGYPLPVIDTDGRYVGSVSRTAVLKTLDRSGEE
- a CDS encoding ABC transporter permease — translated: MREMIDIPVGPWVESGVEWVRSTLAGPLDGFATGVGFVADGLESTLLFLPDYVLGPLLVALAWNRVGWRFGVFAALALFLVIGIGLWEETMQTLALVIGASLIALAAGLPLGITMARRDSVAMVVRPILDFMQTMPPFVYLIPAAIFFGLGKVPGTIATVIFAMPPAVRLTNLGIRQVSQENVEAGLAFGCTRRQLLYKVQVPLAMPSIMAGVNQTIMLALSMVVIASMIGAGGLGNTVLTGIQRLDVGLGFEGGLGVVILAILLDRLTQSFGLRRGKD
- the gltX gene encoding glutamate--tRNA ligase, with protein sequence MNEQVVRTRFAPSPSGRLHIGNLRTALFNRLLARHHRGVFMLRVEDSDAARSESTATEALQSDLRWLGLTWDAGPGVDAPADWQQSRRTALYADAAERLRAADSAYYCFCSVERLAALRDRQQRAGEPPRYDGCCAGIDPRRAADRVAAGEPAVLRLRMPMDGAIEFTDQVRGEQSFPAADLDDPVIQRADGSPAFLFANALDDALMGITHVLRGEDHLSNTPRQLVLLAHLGLNAPAYGHLSLVVDEQDAPLSKRRSAPGIDDLRGRGVRPEAICNYLARLGNPAPDEALQTLDQLAEGFDVTRLSRRPARFDERQLQYWQSLAMAQAPFETLRPALQTRCIPDDQIPAFIALVQPNLQTARELNDWAVRLFDDQDVMTDAAVARAIELGPAFFKTIMTELESADTHDWKPLRARLEAATGRRGGALMKPLRQVLTGLDHGPALGAIIHLMPAAVRRMRLQRAAAAAAGAGSDA
- the cysS gene encoding cysteine--tRNA ligase, whose product is MLEIHDSLSGHKSAFVPIDPPRVNLYVCGMTVYDYCHLGHARAMVVFDMVVRYLRYSGYDVHYIRNITDIDDKIIARAAALGESIDALTPRFINAMHEDADALGCERPDQEPCATDHIEQIIAMIERLIERGYAYQSMGDVYYAVGRFPDYGRLSGKRLEDLRAGARVDAGEQKQDPADFALWKAARPDEPSWDSPWGQGRPGWHIECSAMSTHCLGNQFDIHGGGIDLKFPHHENEIAQSEAATGEHFVNYWMHNGHVRIDDEKMAKSLGNFTTVRDVLARHDAETVRQFLLSSHYRSPLNYTADALLQARSGMERLYTALRGLPGAHSEHADSQAFRDRFRSAMDDDFNTPLALSVLFDLARSINRAREADDSDKADGLGATLHELGRVLGLLNQAPADYLQGGAVMDETSAERIEERIAERAAARAARDFARADAIRDALLAEGVVLEDKPDGTLWRRERG
- a CDS encoding O-succinylhomoserine sulfhydrylase — encoded protein: MTWGDDTKGLRAGWERTPEQEHSEAIFPTSSFTFHSAAEAAARFSGEESGNIYSRFTNPTVRAFETRLAAMEGGERAIGTASGMSAILSLCMGLLRAGDHVICSLGVFGTTASLFANQLSRFGVSTDFVPPTDVGAWAAAMRPETKLLFLETPSNPLTEVADMRALADLAHSHDARLVVDNCFCTSALQRPLEWGADIVSHSATKYLDGQGRCVGGALVGDADTLDRFIFPFLRTAGPTMSPFNAWVFLKGLETLNLRMRAHSDQAAALAEWLRSHPAVSQVFYSGLADHPQHALAARQQNAFGGIVSFEVEGGRAAAWEVIDRTTMLSITANLGDVRTTITHPASTTHGRVPVDQREAMGIREGLVRVSVGLEDLADIQTDLDQGLSRLKPV
- a CDS encoding UDP-2,3-diacylglucosamine diphosphatase; this translates as MHAAAAGVIFGAMKPLVFESSPSPVLFIADLHLDPSRPAATRAFLRFLDTDASSATALFILGDLFEAWIGDDARPADDPVAPALAALSARGVPIYLMHGNRDFLIGDDFCHAAQATLLTEPTRVTIDNEPVLLEHGDALCTDDSAYQAFREQVRNRDWQATFLAQPIAKRIEQARTIRQRSGEAMAGKTARIMDANADAIDQRMRDWDVQHLIHGHTHRPALHQLTINGQPGTRTVLGDWFEQGSVLRIDHGVSTLETLRLER
- a CDS encoding HlyC/CorC family transporter; the protein is MDAIPLPFLFAILGVLIVLSGAFSSSETALMTLNRYRLRHLSRKGHRGAQRAERLLARPDRLIGIILLGNNFVNIAASSIATLIALRLGGEGTLAAATGLLTLTILIFAEVAPKTLAALRPERVAFPAAFILGPLLRVLYPLVWLTNMVANTLLRLLGVNPTEGGQTALSREELRTVVNETGAMIPRRHQRMLLGILDLDQATVDDIMVPRNEVVGIDLSDDWTRITEQIASSEYTRLPVFESGVDTIRGVLHVRRVLTAMLDGALTRERLLEHVRDPYFVPEGTPLHQQMLNFQSERRRIGLIVDEYGEFHGLVTLEDILEEIVGEFTTDPAEAIRDIHRQSDGSYLAAGSASVRELKRLLGWELPPEGPKTLNGLILEHLETIPEPGISLLIDGHPVTVLQAEENRVKVARLERRVYPRARPAEMDN